A stretch of the Desulforegula conservatrix Mb1Pa genome encodes the following:
- the mads1 gene encoding methylation-associated defense system helix-turn-helix domain-containing protein MAD1, with translation MAEINDRWLSVDEICKYLGVSKDTVYKWIDKQGMPAHRMGRLWKFKKDQVDAWVESGGAING, from the coding sequence ATGGCAGAAATAAATGACCGCTGGTTATCCGTGGATGAAATATGCAAGTACCTCGGAGTCAGTAAAGATACCGTTTACAAATGGATTGACAAGCAGGGTATGCCTGCTCATCGCATGGGACGCCTGTGGAAGTTCAAAAAAGATCAGGTGGACGCATGGGTTGAGTCTGGCGGTGCGATAAATGGATAA
- a CDS encoding phosphatase PAP2 family protein, translated as MDIFFVTITWLGSLYILLPLSALLCILLIWAGKYGQVVLISCSLLITIISVHAVKLIFRRPRPSTVELLVAMPSDWSFPSAHTAQATAFFLSVALIAFQALPPVWATLFAIFSLLIIGFVGYSRIYLQVHYLSDVLAGMFLATLIVSAVRES; from the coding sequence ATGGACATATTTTTTGTTACCATAACTTGGTTAGGCTCACTGTATATTCTTTTGCCGCTATCCGCCCTGCTCTGTATCCTGCTGATCTGGGCCGGTAAATATGGGCAAGTAGTTTTGATAAGTTGCAGTTTGTTGATCACCATTATTTCAGTCCATGCGGTAAAATTGATATTTCGCAGGCCGCGACCGTCCACAGTCGAACTCTTAGTGGCGATGCCATCTGACTGGTCGTTTCCGAGCGCTCATACAGCCCAAGCAACCGCCTTTTTCCTGTCGGTCGCGCTGATCGCGTTTCAGGCTCTGCCGCCGGTCTGGGCAACTCTTTTTGCTATCTTTAGCCTGCTGATCATTGGCTTTGTTGGATATTCACGTATTTACCTTCAGGTTCACTACCTCTCCGATGTATTGGCAGGGATGTTTTTGGCGACTCTCATTGTATCAGCGGTGAGAGAGTCATAA